Proteins encoded in a region of the Diospyros lotus cultivar Yz01 chromosome 9, ASM1463336v1, whole genome shotgun sequence genome:
- the LOC127809407 gene encoding uncharacterized protein LOC127809407, with protein MGLGPEQLSSSPKPLYGFTGDAVTPVGRITLPFTIGDANRQTTTLAEFLIIDCPSAYNVVLGRPTMNDLDLVTSTRLLTVKFPTPNGVGCVRDRANHDLDPREVDYDKPTGLVEELKDISVNKAKGEKSLKLGKNLAPELKSQLTDFLKAKLDVFAWNHEDMVGIALEVMTHRFNVDPSYKPVHQKRRPMTPERYAALKEEVDKLLANKFIKEAYYPVWVANPVPVKKKNGKRRTCVNFTDLNKACPKCNTPPSQRACH; from the exons atgggtttgggaccggagCAGTTGAGCTCGTCCCCAAAACCGCTCTATGGATTCACGGGTGATGCAGTGACCCCTGTCGGTCGGATTACTCTTCCCTTTACCATCGGGGATGCAAATCGCCAGACCACCACTTTGGCGGAGTTCCTAATTATAGACTGCCCATCGGCATATAACGTCGTGCTCGGGAGGCCGAcaatgaacgacctggatctggTCACTTCAACCAGATTGTTAACAGTCAAATTCCCGACCCCCAATGGagtagggtgtgtacgag ATAGGGCTAATCACGATCTGGATCCCCGCGAGGTCGACTATGACAAGCCCACTGGTCTGGTAGAAGAGCTCAAAGATATCTCAGTCAACAAGGCAAAAGGAGAAAAGAGCCTCAAGCTAGGAAAAAATCTAGCCCCTGAgttaaaatcccaacttaccgatttccttaaagctaagcTCGATGTATTTGCATGGAATCACGAGGATATGGTGGGAATAGCCCTGGAGGTTATGACGCATAGGTTTAACGTAGATCCCAGCTACAAGCCAGTGCACCAGAAGAGGAGGCCGATGACCCCAGAGCGTTATGCCGCCCtcaaagaagaagtggacaagctCTTGGCAAATAAGTTCATTAAAGAAGCCTACTACCCGGTCTGGGTGGCTAACCCGGTCCCggtgaaaaagaagaatgggAAGAGGAGGACATGCGTCAACTTTACCGATCTGAATAAGGCTTGCCctaagtgtaacaccccgccttctcAAAGGGCGTGTCACTAA